A stretch of Triticum aestivum cultivar Chinese Spring chromosome 1D, IWGSC CS RefSeq v2.1, whole genome shotgun sequence DNA encodes these proteins:
- the LOC123174690 gene encoding mitogen-activated protein kinase kinase kinase 17 (The sequence of the model RefSeq protein was modified relative to this genomic sequence to represent the inferred CDS: added 103 bases not found in genome assembly), with protein MREEGLRMAEDAPGTTGRPRRLTRVRTLGRGASGAVVSLFAAGDGDGDELLAVKSAGAADAQALLRREGGILASLCSPYVLPCLGSRSKAGGEYQLFLEFAPGGSLADEVERNGGCLEEGAVRAYAADVARGLAYLHGESMVHGDVKGRNVVIGADGWAKLADFGCARSVGSAGPIGGTPAFMAPEVARGEEQGPAADVWALGCTVIEMATGRAPWSHMDDVVAAVRLIGYTDAVPEAPERLSSEAKDFLDKCLRRCAGERWTAEQLLEHPFLAFAGCGADVESAELKGKWVSPKSTLDAAMWESDADEDENVPDDDTAERMRALAAFCSVLPDWESDDGWIDVLSCQSETPAEQSCSEVPDSPATAPAEEARSNVYIWDDERVEAELGVEEAGVVGAAVPVAAAPWEETAYDYDEGFRDEGSSLLLEAEFDAEAFDAGGELVVHNVGVADEDLVNQQQQEGGNVHSPDPIACDPPAVVSVDSCDREILPVKSLKM; from the coding sequence ATGAGGGAGGAGGGGCTGCGGATGGCGGAGGACGCGCCGGGCACCACCGGCCGGCCGCGGCGGCTGACGCGCGTCCGCACGCTCGGCCGGGGCGCGTCCGGCGCCGTCGTGTCGCTCTTcgcggccggcgacggcgacggcgacgagctgcTCGCGGTCAAGTCGGCCGGGGCCGCCGACGCGCAGGCGCTGCTGCGGCGGGAGGGCGGCATCCTGGCCTCGCTCTGCTCCCCGTACGTGCTCCCCTGCCTCGGCTCTCGGTCCAAGGCCGGCGGGGAGTACCAGCTCTTCCTCGAGTTCGCGCCTGGCGGCTCGCTCGCCGACGAGGTGGAGCGGAACGGCGGCTGCCTCGAGGAAGGCGCCGTCCGCGCCTACGCGGCCGACGTGGCCAGGGGCCTCGCGTACCTGCACGGGGAGTCCATGGTCCACGGCGACGTCAAGGGCCGGAACGTGGTGATCGGCGCCGACGGCTGGGCCAAGCTCGCGGACTTTGGGTGCGCCCGGAGCGTGGGCTCGGCGGGGCCGATTGGGGGCACCCCGGCGTTCATGGCGCCGGAGGTGGCGCGGGGGGAGGAGCAGGGCCCGGCCGCCGACGTCTGGGCCCTGGGCTGCACCGTCATCGAGATGGCCACCGGCCGCGCCCCCTGGAGCCACATGGACGACGTGGTCGCGGCGGTGCGCCTGATCGGGTACACGGACGCCGTGCCGGAGGCGCCCGAGCGGCTGTCGTCGGAGGCCAAGGATTTCCTTGACAAGTGCCTCAGGCGGTGCGCCGGCGAGCGGTGGACGGCAGAGCAGCTGCTGGAGCACCCGTTCTTGGCGTTCGCCGGCTGTGGCGCCGACGTCGAGTCGGCGGAGCTGAAGGGCAAGTGGGTTTCCCCCAAGAGCACATTGGACGCCGCAATGTGGGAATCCGACGCCGACGAGGATGAGAACGTGCCCGATGATGACACGGCCGAGAGGATGAGGGCATTGGCGGCCTTCTGCTCGGTCTTGCCGGACTGGGAGTCCGACGACGGCTGGATCGATGTATTGAGCTGCCAATCTGAGACGCCGGCCGAGCAGTCCTGCAGTGAAGTTCCCGATTCGCCGGCGACCGCGCCGGCTGAGGAGGCGAGGTCCAATGTATATATTTGGGATGATGAAAGAGTAGAAGCAGAATTAGGAGTAGAAGAAGCTGGAGTCGTTGGTGCTGCCGTGCCGGTGGCCGCGGCGCCGTGGGAAGAGACGGCGTACGATTACGACGAAGGCTTCCGGGACGAAGGATCGTCGTTACTACTGGAAGCAGAGTTTGACGCCGAGGCTttcgacgccggcggcgagctcgttGTACATAATGTAGGAGTAGCCGATGAAGATTTAGTAAATCAGCAGCAGCAGGAGGG